Proteins encoded in a region of the Nitrospira sp. genome:
- a CDS encoding proline--tRNA ligase: protein MKTSQLLIPTLREAPGEAETVSHRLMLRAGLIRKVASGIYTYLPLGLRVIRKVEQIIRDEMNRAGAQELLMPMASPAELWKETGRWDFYGKELLRFKDRHERDFCLGPTHEEIITDLFRREVKSYRQLPLNFYQIQTKFRDEIRPRFGLMRGREFLMKDAYSFDRDEAGARENYQKMYDAYHRIFTRCGLTFRAVEADTGLIGGNSSHEFMVLAATGEETVVYSDSGTFAANVERADVLPPESVDSTAPLPLRSVSTPNCRSIEEVAAFLNIPAHRLIKTLLYSTGKETVAVLVRGDHAVNEIKLKKALGVPEIEPAGPATVEKATGAPVGFAGPVGLKGIRIFADQAIPALKNVVVGGNQLDTHYVDANWGRDFTADQVLDLRNAQAGDPSPKKDGTLKSTKGIEVGHVFMLGTKYSQTMNATFLDAQGKECLAVMGCYGIGVGRSAAASIEQNHDERGIIWPYPIAPFHIHLIPVSQSDKTNEMTIRLYAELQAAGFEVLWDDRDDRAGVKFNDADLIGAPFQVVVGDKGLTEGVVEVKVRRTGIKTRVTPAELVQHLHSAVPHIDAAPGPH, encoded by the coding sequence ATGAAAACATCGCAACTCCTGATCCCCACGTTACGGGAAGCCCCCGGTGAGGCTGAAACAGTCAGTCACCGGCTCATGCTGCGCGCCGGCTTGATTCGAAAGGTCGCGTCCGGCATCTATACCTATCTCCCCCTCGGCCTGCGTGTCATCCGCAAGGTGGAACAGATTATTCGTGATGAAATGAATCGCGCCGGGGCGCAGGAACTTCTGATGCCCATGGCCTCGCCGGCAGAACTCTGGAAAGAAACCGGCCGGTGGGACTTCTACGGGAAAGAGCTGTTGCGTTTCAAAGACCGGCACGAACGGGATTTCTGCCTGGGCCCCACACATGAAGAAATCATCACAGACCTGTTTCGGCGGGAAGTAAAGTCCTACCGGCAGCTCCCGCTGAATTTCTACCAAATCCAGACCAAGTTTCGCGACGAGATCCGCCCGCGCTTCGGCCTGATGCGGGGCCGCGAGTTCTTGATGAAAGACGCCTACAGTTTCGACCGTGATGAGGCCGGAGCACGCGAAAACTATCAAAAGATGTACGACGCCTACCACCGGATCTTTACCCGATGCGGCCTCACATTTAGAGCCGTCGAGGCGGACACCGGGCTCATCGGAGGGAATTCCTCTCATGAGTTCATGGTCCTTGCGGCGACCGGCGAAGAGACGGTGGTCTATAGCGACAGCGGCACCTTCGCTGCCAATGTCGAACGCGCCGACGTCTTGCCTCCAGAGAGCGTGGACAGCACTGCCCCCCTTCCTCTCCGATCTGTCTCCACGCCGAATTGCCGCAGTATCGAAGAAGTGGCTGCATTTCTGAACATTCCGGCACACCGGCTTATCAAAACGCTCTTGTACTCGACCGGGAAAGAGACCGTAGCCGTACTGGTCCGCGGCGACCATGCAGTCAACGAGATCAAGCTCAAGAAAGCGCTGGGAGTCCCTGAAATCGAACCGGCAGGACCGGCAACAGTCGAAAAAGCCACCGGAGCACCGGTCGGATTTGCCGGACCCGTCGGCCTCAAGGGAATCAGAATATTTGCAGATCAGGCCATCCCCGCCCTCAAGAACGTGGTGGTCGGGGGCAATCAGCTCGACACCCACTATGTCGACGCTAATTGGGGCCGCGACTTTACGGCCGATCAGGTCCTCGATCTTCGGAACGCCCAGGCCGGCGATCCCTCACCAAAGAAAGACGGCACCCTCAAATCCACCAAAGGGATTGAGGTCGGCCATGTCTTCATGCTCGGCACTAAGTATAGCCAGACGATGAACGCAACATTTCTGGACGCGCAAGGGAAAGAATGCCTCGCCGTCATGGGTTGCTATGGGATCGGTGTCGGACGGTCCGCGGCAGCCTCTATTGAGCAGAACCACGACGAACGCGGAATTATCTGGCCCTACCCGATTGCTCCGTTCCATATCCACTTGATCCCCGTCAGCCAATCGGACAAGACAAATGAGATGACCATTCGTCTCTATGCCGAACTACAGGCAGCGGGATTCGAGGTCCTCTGGGATGATCGTGACGATCGGGCCGGAGTCAAATTCAATGATGCCGACCTCATTGGCGCCCCATTTCAAGTCGTCGTCGGAGACAAAGGCCTCACGGAAGGCGTCGTCGAGGTAAAAGTCCGGCGCACCGGCATCAAGACGCGCGTCACGCCCGCTGAGCTTGTCCAGCATCTCCATAGCGCTGTCCCTCACATCGATGCTGCCCCAGGCCCTCACTGA
- a CDS encoding GspE/PulE family protein has product MQAKPMPNNLQELQQKGEFAEHVKKITAQINAASDLDQILLDLHKDILGLFDAEDLTLFAFDSEKKEIFSKALQVDGVQEVRIPISEQSLAGFCAKYLRPVNIADAYNMAELQGIHPALLHDTSYDKNTGFKTKQVLTYPIVADNKYLMGVLQLLNKKSGSRFTRKDEESVAEIAKALGIAFFNLRKSTKKNPTKFDHLIGSGKITQNDLENVLAEARKGTSDLESILIEKYKVPKLDIGKSFAQFYKCPYIEFSERTLVDIELLKNLNVDYLRKNHWMPLKRDRTAIEILTDDPGDLDRVQDIKRTFPGLNIRFAVSLRRDIAQFLASATGQSDAGGSGGGRKLDENVSDILGELVTEAQAEAMEDASAGGGLDENDSAIVRLANQIIADAFRQNASDIHIEPYGEKRETLVRFRVDGDCFEYMKIPQSYRRAIVSRLKIMASLDIAERRKPQDGKIKFKLSETKEIELRVATIPTSGYNEDVVMRILAASEPLPLDKMGFSDRNLKGIKDISEKPYGIILCVGPTGSGKTTTLHSVLGNINTPDIKIWTAEDPVEITQYGLRQVQVQPKIGFTFATAMRAFLRADPDVIMVGEMRDKETADTGIEASLTGHLVLSTLHTNSAVETVTRLLDMGCDPFSFADAMLGVLAQRLARRICKDCKEQYVGSPEEYEELRQGYGAERWDKLGIKQDNTFRLSRGKGCEVCNRTGYKGRVALHELLLGSDNIKRMVQQKARTEDMLHCAMDEGMTTLVQDGIQKVLLGQTSYKEVKAVAIK; this is encoded by the coding sequence ATGCAGGCCAAGCCGATGCCCAACAATCTCCAGGAGTTGCAACAAAAAGGCGAGTTCGCGGAACACGTCAAGAAGATCACCGCTCAAATTAACGCGGCCAGCGATCTCGACCAAATTCTTCTCGACCTGCATAAAGACATCCTGGGCCTGTTCGACGCCGAGGACCTCACCCTCTTTGCATTCGACTCAGAGAAGAAAGAAATCTTTTCCAAAGCCCTCCAAGTCGATGGCGTCCAAGAAGTCCGCATTCCCATCTCCGAACAAAGCCTTGCCGGTTTTTGCGCAAAATATCTCCGCCCGGTCAATATCGCCGATGCCTATAATATGGCCGAGCTCCAAGGCATCCACCCGGCCCTCCTTCATGACACATCTTACGACAAGAACACCGGGTTCAAGACCAAACAGGTCTTGACCTACCCGATTGTCGCCGACAACAAATACCTCATGGGCGTCCTCCAGCTGCTGAATAAAAAAAGCGGCAGCCGCTTTACCAGAAAAGATGAAGAGTCGGTCGCCGAGATCGCCAAGGCCCTCGGCATTGCCTTTTTCAACCTACGGAAGTCCACAAAGAAGAATCCCACAAAATTCGACCACCTCATCGGCAGCGGAAAGATTACGCAGAACGACCTGGAAAACGTCCTCGCTGAAGCGCGCAAAGGCACCAGCGATCTCGAAAGCATCCTGATCGAAAAATATAAAGTGCCGAAACTCGACATCGGCAAATCGTTCGCTCAATTCTACAAGTGCCCGTATATCGAGTTCAGCGAACGCACCCTGGTCGACATCGAACTCCTCAAGAATCTGAACGTCGACTACCTGAGAAAAAATCATTGGATGCCGCTGAAACGCGATCGCACGGCCATCGAGATTCTGACTGATGACCCCGGCGATCTCGACCGAGTTCAAGACATTAAGCGAACATTCCCCGGCTTAAACATCCGCTTTGCGGTCAGCTTACGGCGGGACATCGCACAGTTCCTGGCTTCCGCCACCGGCCAAAGCGATGCAGGAGGGAGCGGCGGAGGCCGAAAACTCGACGAAAACGTCTCAGACATTCTCGGCGAGCTCGTCACGGAAGCTCAAGCCGAAGCCATGGAAGATGCGTCGGCCGGGGGTGGCCTTGATGAAAACGACAGCGCCATCGTTCGTCTTGCCAACCAGATCATCGCTGACGCCTTCAGACAGAACGCCTCGGATATTCATATCGAGCCCTACGGGGAAAAACGCGAGACACTCGTCCGGTTCCGTGTCGACGGCGATTGCTTCGAATACATGAAAATCCCCCAGAGCTACCGGCGCGCGATCGTGTCCCGCTTGAAAATCATGGCCAGCTTGGACATCGCCGAACGGCGCAAGCCGCAGGACGGCAAAATTAAGTTCAAGCTCAGCGAGACCAAAGAGATTGAGCTCCGCGTCGCCACCATTCCGACATCCGGATATAACGAAGATGTCGTCATGCGTATCTTGGCCGCCAGTGAACCCTTGCCGCTCGACAAGATGGGGTTCTCGGACCGCAATCTCAAAGGCATTAAAGATATTTCTGAAAAACCCTACGGCATCATTCTCTGCGTCGGACCGACCGGATCAGGAAAAACCACCACGCTCCATTCCGTGCTGGGGAATATCAATACTCCGGACATTAAGATCTGGACCGCCGAAGACCCCGTCGAAATTACCCAATATGGCCTGCGCCAGGTCCAAGTTCAGCCCAAGATCGGCTTTACTTTTGCCACTGCGATGCGGGCCTTCCTCCGCGCCGACCCCGATGTGATCATGGTCGGAGAAATGCGCGATAAAGAGACCGCCGATACCGGCATCGAAGCCTCGCTCACCGGACACTTGGTGCTCAGCACCTTGCACACCAACAGCGCCGTGGAAACCGTGACCCGTCTCCTGGACATGGGCTGCGACCCCTTCAGCTTTGCCGATGCCATGCTCGGTGTGCTCGCCCAGCGGTTGGCTCGGCGCATCTGCAAAGATTGCAAAGAACAGTATGTGGGTTCGCCCGAAGAATACGAAGAGCTTCGGCAGGGCTATGGCGCCGAGCGCTGGGACAAACTGGGCATTAAGCAGGACAACACGTTCCGTCTTTCTCGCGGGAAAGGGTGCGAGGTCTGTAATCGCACGGGCTATAAAGGACGCGTGGCACTCCACGAACTCCTGCTTGGATCGGACAACATTAAGCGGATGGTCCAGCAGAAAGCCCGCACCGAGGACATGCTGCACTGTGCAATGGATGAAGGCATGACGACCCTCGTCCAGGACGGCATCCAAAAAGTATTGCTCGGTCAAACGTCCTACAAAGAAGTCAAAGCCGTCGCTATCAAGTAG
- a CDS encoding murein transglycosylase domain-containing protein yields MALSASGCETADHVLTSAEKVLGSQTGKTVVSIAGGKDPKQVLKEHTDAYQRDPESVLRDIRTLQRDFETIMAALTGRVRQTWGEKEIKVPEQKKYVKYTQNYMSRAVVDFDSGTIVIETLDDKAPKDSLKNALVTTLLTPDDPRSVDLFSDKAVTLTSDKPPYLLGLVVDQEGRAIKTPAQAEAFATFTVENHAKLRSIDQNGVAKQALLAEIKMVANFSNRQAEKYRSTVIRYAEQFKVSPSLIFAVIRTESNFNPFAVSSAPAFGLMQLVPSSGGRDAYKKAKGKDSIPSRDYLFDPENNIELGSAYLNVLSYNLLERIENQVAREYCVISAYNTGPRNVFKSFAQDQTAAINQINSLQPPAVYDRLRANLPYQETRDYLAKVVGFRKQFIAVSGEGVK; encoded by the coding sequence ATGGCTCTCTCCGCCTCGGGCTGTGAGACCGCCGATCACGTCCTGACAAGTGCCGAAAAGGTGCTCGGTAGCCAAACGGGAAAAACCGTCGTCAGCATTGCCGGAGGCAAAGACCCCAAACAAGTCCTCAAGGAACACACCGACGCATATCAGCGCGACCCTGAATCCGTCTTGCGCGATATACGAACCTTGCAGCGCGACTTCGAGACCATCATGGCCGCTTTGACCGGTCGGGTCCGCCAAACATGGGGGGAGAAAGAAATAAAGGTTCCGGAGCAGAAGAAATACGTCAAGTACACCCAGAACTATATGAGCCGAGCAGTCGTCGACTTTGATAGCGGGACGATCGTGATTGAAACACTGGACGACAAGGCTCCCAAAGACAGCCTGAAAAATGCCCTCGTCACCACACTCCTGACCCCCGATGATCCTCGATCCGTCGATCTCTTTTCCGACAAGGCTGTCACGCTCACCAGCGACAAGCCGCCTTACCTCCTAGGCCTGGTTGTGGACCAAGAGGGGCGAGCGATCAAGACTCCGGCGCAAGCGGAAGCCTTTGCGACGTTTACGGTCGAAAACCACGCAAAGCTGCGATCGATTGATCAGAACGGCGTAGCCAAACAGGCCCTCCTCGCAGAAATTAAGATGGTCGCCAACTTCTCGAACAGGCAGGCTGAAAAATACCGCAGCACGGTCATCCGGTATGCCGAACAGTTCAAGGTCAGTCCCAGCTTGATCTTTGCGGTGATTCGCACAGAAAGCAATTTCAACCCCTTTGCCGTCAGCTCCGCACCGGCCTTTGGGCTCATGCAGCTCGTGCCCAGCAGCGGGGGACGCGATGCCTACAAGAAAGCCAAGGGCAAAGACTCCATTCCCTCTCGAGACTACCTCTTCGACCCCGAGAACAATATCGAGCTGGGCAGTGCCTATCTCAATGTCCTGTCCTATAACCTGCTGGAGCGCATCGAGAACCAGGTGGCCAGAGAATATTGCGTGATTTCAGCCTATAACACCGGTCCGCGCAACGTGTTCAAATCATTTGCTCAGGATCAAACCGCTGCCATCAACCAAATCAATTCACTTCAACCTCCGGCCGTCTATGACCGGCTACGAGCGAATCTGCCCTATCAAGAAACCCGCGACTATCTCGCCAAAGTCGTCGGCTTTCGCAAGCAATTTATTGCCGTATCCGGAGAAGGCGTCAAGTAA
- a CDS encoding PilZ domain-containing protein, translating to MPTSTSRPSMLNKFRRHPRVRIPTPIACELAWRDEQRWFGKSVHGPGVVYDLSLRGMRVSTEAPIKPGDQVSLLVRLPRQAAPAEIAIATVRWAKDQIYGLAFQRLSSTSHGRLRRYMTVFSRGIR from the coding sequence ATGCCGACGAGCACATCACGCCCTTCGATGCTGAACAAGTTTCGTCGGCACCCTCGAGTGCGTATTCCTACCCCCATTGCCTGCGAACTTGCCTGGCGTGATGAGCAGCGCTGGTTTGGAAAGTCTGTTCATGGTCCGGGTGTTGTGTACGACCTTTCATTGCGGGGAATGCGGGTCAGTACGGAAGCCCCCATCAAGCCTGGCGACCAGGTGTCGTTGCTGGTTCGGTTGCCGCGGCAAGCGGCTCCTGCGGAGATTGCTATTGCCACGGTTCGCTGGGCGAAAGATCAGATATACGGACTGGCCTTTCAGCGGTTGTCGAGTACCTCCCATGGGCGGCTTCGACGATATATGACGGTGTTCTCAAGAGGGATCAGATAA